One Deltaproteobacteria bacterium genomic window carries:
- the greA gene encoding transcription elongation factor GreA codes for MSNQEFPVTPKGYEKLKTELHHLKSVERPKISEEIGAAIELGDLKENFEYHSAKDRQGMIEAKIRNLEHMVARANIIDPLKLSGDRVVFGATVTMEDIETGDERVYQIVGESETDVENGRVSVVSPLARALIGREVGDETKVPGKGGPRVVEITDVEFK; via the coding sequence ATGTCAAATCAGGAATTCCCAGTGACCCCAAAGGGGTATGAAAAGCTCAAGACTGAGCTTCACCATCTTAAGTCGGTTGAACGTCCCAAGATCAGCGAAGAGATTGGTGCGGCCATCGAGTTGGGCGATCTTAAAGAAAACTTCGAATACCACTCCGCGAAAGACCGGCAAGGTATGATTGAGGCTAAGATTCGAAACCTCGAGCACATGGTCGCTCGTGCGAATATTATCGACCCGCTAAAGCTAAGCGGAGACCGTGTGGTCTTTGGCGCAACGGTGACTATGGAAGATATCGAGACCGGCGACGAACGTGTTTATCAAATAGTTGGTGAGTCTGAGACCGATGTTGAAAATGGTCGTGTCTCCGTTGTATCTCCGTTGGCTCGTGCCCTCATTGGCCGAGAGGTCGGAGACGAGACCAAGGTACCGGGTAAGGGTGGCCCACGGGTTGTAGAGATCACCGACGTCGAATTTAAGTAA